A window from Fusarium musae strain F31 chromosome 8, whole genome shotgun sequence encodes these proteins:
- a CDS encoding hypothetical protein (EggNog:ENOG41), with translation MNSINQRILFWLDDLPPHFPPPAQPRSKKRSLSNGGLLPSPPHSPESVAVEMPAATPVSKKRKTLGDVPPLAPHERVDDDDEESEQTPRAEASLSDERASQRTGSTGASGASSPTKALRALKYQDDGLDHVKLDVSDETLPASLLELANDMQDFDNGEGVVPVYPTVGPIDSAGIAWMRSKTLAQRQPAHGKFQPYRFDDDDKRYPKTTHRQLKLGDVLQVVSDARDCDEYQADEAYWNNHVHTPLLNIIFRGTNPCPTQLDGFTSCTTASILPEYKIHATAGKKVDYASFINPEQDKLLPNATKLIDKVCATATDNSINHTSFQRLLERLISFSIETKRGAQTAQKAELHMGV, from the exons ATGAATAGCATCAATCAACGCATTCTTTTTTGGCTAGACGACCTTCCTCCCCATTTCCCTCCTCCCGCGCAACCCAGGTCCAAGAAGCGCTCACTCTCCAACGGTGgtcttcttccctccccGCCTCACTCACCAGAGTCTGTTGCAGTGGAGATGCCAGCAGCCACTCCCGTTTCCAAGAAGCGTAAGACGCTGGGTGATGTCCCTCCGCTCGCGCCGCATGAGcgagttgacgatgatgacgaggagagCGAGCAGACGCCGAGAGCTGAGGCTTCGCTGTCGGATGAACGTGCTTCTCAACGCACTGGTAGTACTGGTGCATCGGGTGCATCATCTCCCACCAAGGCTTTGCGGGCGCTCAAGTATCAGGACGATGGACTTGACCATGTGAAGCTCGACGTCTCGGACGAGACACTTCCAGCGTCTCTGCTGGAACTGGCGAACGACATGCAAGACTTTGACAATGGTGAAGGCGTTGTACCTGTTTATCCTACGGTTGGTCCCATTGATTCTGCTGGCATAGCTTG gatgagatcaaagacCTTGGCACAAAGACAACCCGCTCATGGCAAGTTCCAGCCTTATCGatttgacgacgacgacaagcgTTACCCGAAGACTACGCATCGACAACTCAAACTTGGCGATGTACTTCAAGTTGTTAGTGATGCTCGAGACTGCGACGAGTATCAGGCCGATGAGGCGTATTGGAACAACCATGTTCACACGcccctcctcaacatcatcttccgCGGAACCAACCCTTGCCCAACACAGCTCGATGGCTTCACATCTTG CACCACCGCCTCCATCCTCCCCGAGTACAAGATCCACGCCACCGCCGGCAAGAAAGTCGATTAcgccagcttcatcaaccccGAGCAGGACAAGCTCCTCCCCAACGccaccaagctcatcgacaAGGTTTGTGCGACTGCCACGGATAACAGCATCAACCACACCAGCTTCCAGCGCCTCCTCGAACGACTCATCTCTTTCAGCATTGAGACGAAACGCGGTGCGCAGACGGCGCAAAAGGCGGAACTTCATATGGGCGTATAG
- a CDS encoding hypothetical protein (EggNog:ENOG41): MGLIPLDGRAAALVGVVFVLWYVISTIRQWARLRHFKGPAIAGFSQLWLISRVGGGRTHLELWEACKKYGGIARVGPNDLITSDPDLMKHMLNARTRYKRSSWYDAMRLDPTKDNVLSQRNDDLHASTRSKMAAAYSGKEVDNIETTIDENVERLLDLLDAEYIFKDIPFDFGYKAQYFTLDVISALAFGEAFGDLETDSDVNGYITAMEESMPTIITTTVIPWMIKLLQLPIFRSMLPSDKDKAGVGRVMAIAKKVAAERFGPNPKVQRDMIGSFVSRGLLQHEVESEILMQILAGADTTATAIRATLLYIISNPRVVQAMRAEIDNSKLSHPIVTDAEARAMPYLQAVIKEGLRIHPPVVGLMSKEIPQGGDTFKG, from the exons ATGGGACTTATTCCCCTTGATGGTCgggctgctgctcttgtcgGAGTTGTCTTTGTTCTGTGGTATGTTATATCAACGATTCGTCAATGGGCCCGCCTGCGCCATTTCAAAGGCCCCGCGATTGCGGGTTTCAGTCAATTATGGCTCATCTCACGAGTCGGTGGTGGTCGCACACATCTTGAACTTTGGGAAGCTTGCAAGAAATATG GCGGCATCGCCCGCGTTGGACCCAACGACCTCATCACGTCCGACCCGGATCTGATGAAGCACATGCTCAATGCGCGCACACGATATAAACGCTCCAGCTGGTACGACGCCATGCGCCTGGATCCAACGAAAGACAACGTCCTGTCCCAGCGCAACGATGATCTGCACGCCAGCACTCGTTCGAAAATGGCAGCAGCATATTCCGGCAAGGAAGTCGACAACATCGAAACAACAATAGATGAGAACGTCGAGCGTTTGCTCGATTTGCTTGATGCTGAATACATATTCAAAGATATACCTTTTGACTTTGGATACAAAGCCCAGTATTTCACGCTCGATGTCATTTCTGCGCTGGCTTTTGGTGAGGCGTTTGGCGACTTGGAGACCGACTCGGATGTGAATGGTTACATCACTGCGATGGAAGAGAGCATGCCGACAATCATCACTACCACCGTAATTCCCTGGATGATTAAACTGCTGCAGCTTCCCATTTTCAGGAGTATGCTGCCGTCGGACAAGGACAAAGCTGGCGTAGGTAGAGTCATGGCGATCGCGAAAAAGGTTGCGGCCGAACGCTTTGGTCCAAATCCCAAGGTTCAGAGAGACATGATTGGCTCGTTTGTTTCGCGGGGGCTCCTCCAGCATGAGGTTGAGTCGGAGATTTTGATGCAAAT CCTAGCAGGTGCTGACACCACCGCCACTGCCATCCGAGCAACTCTACTCtacatcatctccaatccTCGTGTGGTTCAGGCAATGCGAGCAGAGATCGACAACTCCAAACTAAGTCACCCTATCGTCACTGATGCCGAAGCACGAGCAATGCCATACCTCCAAGCCGTTATCAAAGAAGGCCTTCGAATTCACCCGCCGGTCGTCGGCCTCATGAGCAAGGAAATCCCTCAAGGTGGCGATACCTTCAAAGGATAG